From Zingiber officinale cultivar Zhangliang chromosome 5B, Zo_v1.1, whole genome shotgun sequence, the proteins below share one genomic window:
- the LOC121985250 gene encoding glucan endo-1,3-beta-glucosidase-like, whose amino-acid sequence MNKLCVNAVCTIVLISLITMPNSVHGIGVCYGRDGNNLPSPTDVVALYRSNGISNMRIYSPGQDALRALSGSNIQLIVGVPNDNVQSIASDPSAATSWVQRNIVAFPGVAFRYVAVGNELIPENPSLAQFVLPAMRNIQNAINAAGLQSRIRVSTAVSAAVLSQSFPPSQGAFGPDSMRAIVQFLASNGAPLLFNVYPYFSYRDNSAQISLDYALFRSSGVVVQDGQFGYQNLFDAMVDAAYAALEKVGGSNVRIVVSESGWPSAGGFAASIDNARTYNQNLIRHVGRGTPRRSGNAIETYIFAMFNENQKGGDEIERNFGLFRPDRQPVYPISFN is encoded by the exons ATGAATAAACTCTGCGTTAACGCCGTCTGCACGATTGTTTTAATCTCTCTTATCACTATGCCAAACA GTGTTCATGGCATCGGCGTCTGCTACGGTCGGGATGGCAACAACCTCCCTTCGCCCACTGACGTCGTCGCCCTCTACCGCTCCAACGGCATCTCCAATATGCGCATCTACTCTCCCGGCCAAGATGCCCTCAGAGCGCTCTCCGGGTCCAACATCCAGCTCATCGTCGGGGTCCCCAACGACAACGTCCAATCCATCGCCTCCGATCCCTCCGCCGCCACCTCCTGGGTCCAGCGCAACATCGTCGCCTTCCCCGGCGTCGCCTTCCGCTACGTCGCCGTCGGCAACGAGCTCATCCCTGAGAACCCCAGCCTGGCCCAGTTCGTCCTCCCGGCCATGCGGAACATCCAGAACGCGATCAATGCCGCCGGCCTCCAGAGCCGCATCCGCGTCTCCACCGCCGTCTCCGCGGCCGTCCTTTCCCAGTCGTTCCCTCCCTCGCAAGGCGCGTTCGGGCCGGATTCCATGCGTGCGATAGTGCAGTTCTTGGCCTCGAACGGAGCTCCGCTGCTCTTCAACGTGTATCCCTACTTCAGCTACAGGGACAACAGTGCTCAGATCTCGCTGGACTACGCGCTGTTCCGGTCTAGCGGAGTGGTGGTGCAGGACGGCCAGTTCGGGTACCAAAACCTCTTCGACGCTATGGTGGACGCCGCCTACGCGGCGCTGGAGAAGGTCGGGGGATCGAACGTGAGGATCGTGGTGTCGGAGAGCGGGTGGCCGTCGGCGGGGGGCTTTGCTGCGTCTATCGACAACGCCAGAACTTATAACCAGAATTTGATCCGACACGTCGGCCGGGGAACACCGAGGAGGTCCGGAAACGCAATCGAGACGTACATCTTCGCCATGTTCAACGAGAATCAGAAGGGCGGGGACGAAATCGAGAGGAACTTTGGCTTGTTTCGTCCCGACAGGCAGCCGGTTTACCCTATTTCATTTAACTAA